The DNA segment TTTCACCCGAGACTTGTGCAACATTCATTGTAATCAATATGCTCTTCTGAGATCTCAAATATAATCTATTTCAAGATGTTTTCAAATGGAACtgggagaaaaaaagaaacacactCATTTCTTTAtagagattttatttttatgaaagaaGTACAAGTTTAATTGCAATAgcaagtcaaataaaaataataaacatatcaCAATCTGTAAGTCCATTACTATGGTTATGGTTTTCTCTTTAATGGTGAGGAGTCCGCCAGTAGTCTAGCTTTTTAAAAAACGTATTAAAGTGAACATATTAAACACAGCATGTAACAGtttaacaaaatatcaaagGTACATTTGTGCAGGGTGTGCAGATATATGTGTTAACTTAGAATTGTAATGCATGAATACGTGATTAACTGAACTCATATTTACTGTGTTCATATGAAAAAAAGTATACATGTATTATGAAAACACATCATGCATTTAAGAAAACATACATTTCCAAACTCACATGTGTAAGACAATCCTAAACACTAAACACATGGTCACGAGTGCTCTTCAAAACATACGGGCGCACCCAGTGTGATCTCTCTCACGTGGGCATCAAGagaatttttttgtgtaaaactctttccacactgcaGACAGGTGTAcggcgctctccagtgtgaactctcatgtggCTTTTAAGATTACTATTAAatctgaaactctttccacactgcaGACATGGGTCTgacttttctccagtgtggatTATCATGTGTTCCTCTAGAGTTCTTTTTCgtctgaaactctttccacactcagGACAGGTGTatggcttttctccagtgtgaactctcatgtgtTCGGTCACTTGTACTTTCCTTGTGAATTCTTTTCCACACTGAGTGCAGGTGAAAGGCTTTTCTTCAGTGTGAGTTCTTTTGTGCTTCACAAGGTTCCCTTTACTTCCAAATCCCTTTCCACAACGAGAGCAAGTAAAAGATTTGCGGGCTTCCattttttgctttctttttggAAAGAAAGTATTTTGCTTTAGCAAGCAACCAGAAGATATTTCTGATCCCAGTGTTTCTTCAAGTTCCATTAGGTCTAAaaggaaacagaagaagaatatTTTacgtaatattttttttcaatatcaTGTTAAGactataaaaacaacatttgtaaAGTATTACTTTATTGTTCCTCACCAATAATTAATAAAGAATAAACACCAACCTCTTTGTTCTGCAgtatattcatttgtttttattctgcatGGGTCTATATTACTCATGTCTGCACTCCGCTGTGACTTTGATTTCTGTGATTCAGAGAAACAGGCCTGTAACACAACATGCCATATTTACAATTTTTAATAACTTAGATAAGCATCACTCATCGAATGCATGGATCTAATATAATGTTACACATCAGATATTTTTCCAAAAAGGTAACCAAACATTCACTTAATATAGCCTataagtcagacatcagaagactacagaggacggttcggactgctgagaagatcattggtgctcccctgcccaccctccaagaactctatacatccagagtgaggaaaagggctaagaaaatcaccctggacctctcacatacAAGCCATcagctcttcacaatgctgccgtctggtcggcgctacagagcactgagcaccaaaacaaccagacacaaaaacagcttcttccctcaggccatctacctcttgaacagttcaatgtttttacacaccgtgcaattaataactctgtgcaataataattaagtgcaatattaattatatcctccagataatacactatctatttttatacaactttttctgtaaattatatttcattcattctgctgtactGTACTCACATTTGAAGGCACCTGCCTCACTGTTCTGCACCACGCTCGAATATGAAGTTGAAGTATTCTGTCCCGACTCCTGTGGActcattctctttctgtttttctatCATTCTATTACATATCTGTCCGTCCATACATCTATCCCACTAGCGCACACAACTCTCTCACTAATATCTTTTATTCTGTTAATAACCATTTGGATCGCACTTAGTCTGGAACCTCATCCGTAAGCACACCAATCTGAAGTGAAACACTCCCGAATGATTTACTTTTAGGATTACTGGAACACACAAGCCTTTCCACCACGTCAAGGTGGCGATCCTTGGAAAGGGGCataacactcactcactcactcactcactcacacacgcacgcacgcacgcacgcacgcacgcacgcacgcacgcacgcacgcacactcacacgcacacactcacacactcacacaagcacacacacagacagacagacagacagacacgcacgcacgcacgcacacacacacggacagacagacagacacacacagacagacacagagacacacagacagacacacacacacacacacacacacacacacacacaacacacacacaacacacacacaacacacacacacacacaacacacacacacaccacacacacacacacacacacacacacacaacacacacacacacacaacacacacacacacacaacacacacacacacaacacacacacacacacacacacacacacacaacacacacacacacacacacacacacacacacacacacaacacaacacaacacaacacacacaccacacaccgcacacaccgcacacacacacacacacacacacacacacacacacacacacacacacagacagacagacagacacagacacacacacagacacacagacacacacagacatagaacgcacgcactcactcactcacgccGTAAATTTTCTCgtttattatttaacataaGCTGGTTGgcctaaagcagtggtcaccaaccctgtcctggagatcgaccgtcctgcagactgcagctccaaccctgcttcagcacacctgtctgtaattatcaagcaaacctgaacaccttgattagatagtcaggtgtgtttgattggggttgagctgaaatcttcaggacgtcgatctccaggagcagggttggtgaccactgctgaaacgattcctcgagtaactcgagttattcgaatacaaaaaatcatcgaggcaatttttgttgcctcgaagcctcgtttaatccatttaatacagtacacacggagcactgcgtttccccacggaccgttattactgacgcacagcccgctaaactctattcatgttacagggctctcaagtccaCGCATTCACcggagacacacgcattttagttgttcacacgctcacacgtgtttctcatgctgataaataactgatagtttatagggctgtgacggttgccgtaacaaccgcaccaccgcgatggtaaagtgccatgacggtggtgaactgccaccggcggtagtgcacgtcactctgacaaatataggtgtaataaatatgagagttgcgataacgattgctagttgtagcctttcagttgtggatggttttatttaaaagattttaattaacagaaattattggcatacgtttccgttggtgcgttcgagcgcgggcctgcacggcaaaacccaggttattctgcggttttgcaatggatcttttgtgaaatgaacagatacgtaaaatcaaaactggctatgacccgcttgcttagtgtcggagcgcgcgcaggttttgccgcgttgcggagagacatctcttcatttgcgctcctgtgcacatcttctgaacgcgcatttagtgcagtgtacacattttaatctggacaatgtcaacaagtaagtttcacatcaacgagtcggaaaaagatAAAGTTTTTatgcaatctgaataggaaagccaatgtaggtttaaacagtttgtttcaaatggaattgttaaggactgtaagggttaatacgccactgactgaagttactgcaacaagagcttttttatttagtatttagctttcttatatcatttaagttttcattatttactgatgtttatttaaatgttttatatctgtagtgtgccgtttcactgatggatttgcgcgttaaacattgacggatgtttcatcctcatttatttcagatatcatatttcaattatttaacaatttcaagtatttaaataaggtctatatttctcttccactcgtcatgtggttgctacacgcaaatataataatataaatattatttatataaataatatatatttctcaaccaccgcaccaccgcggtcgatttgtctattaccaccgggtggtaaaaaactgccaccgtcacagccctataaatagcttattgaaatggtgaactgatattttagtctattttacgagtgaaacttgttttccggctgcattgagtccatcaaactagatgcggactagtggacaccgaatcctgttaacacatttcatctgtctggtctgcgtgtctgagtgaatgaactgcacagtttaacgtgctacacgcgtgatgctcatgaatttgtctgcgtctgcgctgaatgaggacatgaacttcacctccagagttgcgctgagagtttatttcacaaacatgttattgtttgagtgaagaaacagacatactaaaaaataagtcttctgacaacctgccaaaataaaagtcataggctattgtttgaaattattatttccatttttattcatgtttcttatttatatatttgtattatattgcattttgaatttaatatggcaatggaatgtactaaatgggtttagttttcacagatattaatgtatgctatttcagcaataaaaactaattgttctaaaaaggaaacaaattagttgttttactcattttaagagacctgtcttattttctcttgtatatttagtattgctttttaataaagaaaacgtacttattatccgaatacccgattaatcgatggaaaatcgtagaatactcgattagtaaaagaatcgatagctgcagccctagtgaCCACTGGCTCAAagagttttctttcatttatatttagtcatttggcagacgcttttatccaaagcgacttacaaatgaggtaaacaatggaagcaatacttttataaagtaaaaaaggCGTGTAGCCCTAACTGGACGGGCAACTAAACTAGTGAATATAACTGTAATGTGTTTCTAATGAAGGTGTGCATGATTTACATACTTACGATCGTGATTTGTGCTGGTCTCTCAATTTTCTCAACTGCTAAAGGTGTTTTTTACCCTGTTCCAGTTTCTTCTGAAACTGCATTTGACTGCTTttgtcttcttttcttttcttatttGACGAAGACATTCAGGGTCATCATGAGGTTCTGGATGGATGGATTGGTCCTCAAGCAGTCTTAAAAGATCTGATATAACAGACTGCATGTCTCGGTCGGACAGGACTTCATCCTCTTCTGTCAGAATCAGAGATCCATTGGCAATTCTCCTCTGGATCCCCAGTAACAGTTCTCGGGTGATTCTTTTGGCATCTTCATGTGTTCCTTCCAGGGTTCTCTTATCTAGACTTCTATTAGGCATCCCATGTGTGTACAGAACGCAAAGCACTTTTTTGAAAACCTCCGGCCGGAAGTCTTCAACCGTGGAAGCGCTCATTATGATGAGTTGGGTTGACAGATCTCTCAATAGTTTGCTGTCAAGGGTGCTTGGGTCCATGACATCGAACGACCTCTCAGAAAGGCGAGAATCTTGCATCTGTGAGAtctgaagaaaacaaaacaaaatgtgtttttttacaaagaGAAATATGTTTGTAGGCTGTAACAACTCTATAGTCTATACTAAAAGCgtgtaataatattaaataaaaagcataaatgtaacttaataaTATAACAGCTTGTGGAAAATCACACTCACTTTTTCTCCATCAGATTTACGAGTCGCCATAAGAACTCCTTCGGGGAGTGAATCAAATGGAACTGAAACATACGACAAGAAAATGTTCATAGATGTCTCACTACATATAATATAAACAGCCTCTCAAAAACCAGAAATCATCCCGATCTCGCGTAAAGAACATTTAGtaaaaatcaaactttgatatCCTTAATAGTGACTGAGTGATGACATGACACAGATTGAAATCAGAGTAAAATGAATGCTTGAAATTACATCTTATAATGACATTATTGAGACTTTAGGCTGATTTTCACAGACAGGATCACACATGACAAGACTTCTTGATGTTTAAGGTGAATCGTTTCAGATGATCAGTGTTAAACAGCACTTTACACAGCCCGATTCATGCACAATATTCTTTACCTTCCTCGACTCCAATGAACCAGTCATCTGACATCATCTCCTGGAGAGTCGCTCTGTGCAGGGCGTTTTTCTTCAAGCACATTGTCAGAAAGTCACAGCACGCTGTGAAATGCACAAAAGTCGTTTAGTTATGAATGTTTTCTATATGTGGCACATTAATGTTGTCATGTACGTCTCTCACCTCTGGACAGGCTGGGGTCAAAAGTCAGTTCTAGGGTGTTTTTGCCCCATTTGTTCACATAGGGCTTGCGTCCGTGTATCATTTTGTACAGGAGCTTGCCGAGAGACCAAACTGTTTCTTCTTCGGCATAACATCTGATGTCTTGTCCTGTTAACACAGACAAGAGATTTGCACAGTTTAGCCAACATGTCATTTGTGAAAGTCATGAGTGAGATATGGATGAGAGAATATCTATTGGATATGGAATGACAGTAAATTCCAGCAGTGTGTTTTTGGTGCTACAATAAGTTTGTATATGCCGTATGTGACGTGCAGAGAGGTCAACACTTTGTAAAAGGATGAcatcacagcacacacacacacacacacacacacacacacgagtgcACGCTTACCTTTGAGCAGGCTGTGGGGGAAGTCACTGCTGAGGACTTTCTCATTGCCCAAGTGCCATAATTTTAGCGTTTGCTTCTCTGTGTCGATTATCAACTTCTCTTCCTTGATGGTCTCGTGAAATACGCCATGTTCAAGGCAGTGCATCACTCCATCAGCTGCCTGTTTGAAGAAGACACGTGCCATCTTTTCATCCAGACGTCCTCCGTTGCTCTTCAGGAGTTGTCTCAAAGACATGCCGTGAATGCTTTCATAAATCAGGATGATCTTTTTTGGTTCCTCAAACCAGCGATGCATCTGGagaacatgctggcttctctgTTCTcctgacaccagcacatttagaCCCACGTCTCTGTCGAAGGTCTTCCAGAGGCCAGGCTAGAGAAATGATCAACAAATGATTAGATGACTACACACAGTCTTATATTTCTCTGAAGCATTTCTATTGAGATGCAGTGGGGTCCAAACGTCTGACACaactaataaaaatactttCTATGAAATATACTATCTTACATGTTTCTCATTTAATAGACAACATGACCAATATATAATTTTGAGCTCAAATGTGCAAGAACTGCAGAATTGTTTTTACATGAAACGGGGCATAAAATCCACAAGTTTGTGCATAAtctataattaataatatataatctgTTTTTCCAGAAATGATTATATTACTATTAAATAATTGTCTCTTATAATTTGATGTTGTCATAACTACGTATTTTCACAAACTAAAAGCTTTATTTCCAGGTTTACCCCAGATTTTCAATGTGACTATTGGGCCGCACTGTAGATTACATGTATTTCGATCTTAAAAAGTCTTTTCAAATTACACATCGAATATATTTTCTCTCTGGCATCCTGGGTACAACTTTGATGACGACCTGCAAAAAGAAAAGGTACGTAAgcatttgaaaaaaaagacatttgtaaTTTGTAAATGAAATACGTGTGTATTTCATATAAATCCTATTTCACAACAAATACAAGAGGACAGCAAGAAATAATTATTAAAGCATTTCGATTAAGTTGTTATTCAAAATGCTgatgtttgttttcatgttttatccAGCGTACGCTGATCTACATGTTAGGGTTCAAAACATGGAAAATCACACTTACTTTTTCTCCATCAGATTTACGAGTCGCCAGAAAAACTCCTTTTTGCAGCTTCTTTCCATTGAGTTCGTAGAGTGAATCAAATGGAACTGAAAAACATGCGACGAGAGAATGTTCATAGATGCTGATTGTCCTCCTTGAATTCCAAACGCAGTGTTGTAAGCAAAGAATCAAAAATACACCGTATCATTGACAGCACACTCACCTCTAGTTGGCCCGCTTAAATCAACATCACCGGTCTTTTCCAGATGACATGGTCCTGGGACGGGTGATGGTTGAGATTCGGCCAGCTCTTGGGGACTTTTGCCAGGGCAGAGTGGGTCCGAATGGGAATCAAAGCGATGGTCAAGTCGATAGTGCCCTCTGTTGCTCCCAGTCAAAGTCCGCTTCAATGCCCTGAAGACGGCACGCACGTCTTTTCTCCATGGTTTCTCTTCAAAAAAgactaaaacaacaaaata comes from the Triplophysa rosa linkage group LG9, Trosa_1v2, whole genome shotgun sequence genome and includes:
- the LOC130559339 gene encoding uncharacterized protein LOC130559339, which produces MMSDDWFIGVEEVPFDSLPEGVLMATRKSDGEKISQMQDSRLSERSFDVMDPSTLDSKLLRDLSTQLIIMSASTVEDFRPEVFKKVLCVLYTHGMPNRSLDKRTLEGTHEDAKRITRELLLGIQRRIANGSLILTEEDEVLSDRDMQSVISDLLRLLEDQSIHPEPHDDPECLRQIRKEKKTKAVKCSFRRNWNRVKNTFSS